A stretch of Candidatus Nezhaarchaeota archaeon DNA encodes these proteins:
- the bzdO gene encoding benzoyl-CoA reductase, bzd-type, subunit O: protein ITSEPYGATIAFFKEFAMKCQEATEAAGFARDLCAYMRNYWGSELRDEYILTDGKIVRGFPLPDFIWQDHICCSHAKWYQVVREIAKKKHGRDIPMYCVDVSVGPHMPNLHDELTGWRLEYVVKQLLDGIEWLEKVTGRRFDDRRMIDAIYNEMRSTSLWAEVCALNQNVPAPLDEKTMYSLYVLGTLMKHKRECVEFYEKLLAEVKDRVKRGIAACRHERCRIITDTQPPWGFLSIFRYLEREYGCVSVGSLYTFGLIGMWEVREDGALAPKTVPPRSALKDRETAVRMYAEWTLCRPEWMHFYNPRIKSDLLTKIAKQWRLDGVALHYNRGCEGLSVHITMNRLDLLRQGIPVMIFEGNMGDEREFDMPRTLARFDMFMESLGLTKIKKE, encoded by the coding sequence CATCACTAGTGAGCCCTACGGGGCGACGATAGCCTTCTTCAAGGAGTTCGCCATGAAGTGCCAGGAGGCCACAGAGGCAGCTGGGTTTGCGCGCGACTTATGCGCCTACATGCGTAACTACTGGGGGAGTGAGCTTCGCGACGAGTACATACTAACTGACGGGAAGATAGTTAGAGGCTTCCCCCTCCCAGACTTCATATGGCAGGACCACATTTGCTGCAGCCACGCTAAGTGGTACCAAGTAGTTAGGGAGATAGCTAAGAAGAAGCACGGCAGGGACATACCCATGTACTGCGTAGACGTATCCGTCGGGCCGCACATGCCGAACCTACACGACGAGCTAACGGGCTGGAGGCTTGAGTACGTGGTTAAGCAGCTTCTAGACGGCATAGAGTGGCTAGAGAAGGTGACGGGGAGGAGGTTCGACGACAGGAGGATGATAGACGCCATCTACAACGAAATGCGCTCCACTAGCCTATGGGCAGAGGTCTGTGCGCTAAACCAGAACGTACCGGCGCCGCTAGATGAGAAGACCATGTACTCGCTGTACGTGCTAGGCACTCTAATGAAGCATAAGAGGGAGTGCGTAGAGTTTTACGAAAAGCTCCTCGCCGAGGTGAAAGACAGGGTGAAGAGGGGGATCGCGGCCTGTAGACATGAGCGCTGCAGGATAATAACCGACACCCAGCCACCGTGGGGCTTCCTATCTATCTTCAGGTACCTGGAGCGTGAGTATGGGTGCGTGTCTGTGGGCTCCCTCTACACCTTCGGCCTCATAGGCATGTGGGAGGTCAGGGAGGACGGTGCGCTGGCGCCTAAGACTGTGCCCCCGAGGAGCGCCTTGAAGGATAGGGAGACGGCTGTACGTATGTACGCTGAGTGGACACTCTGTAGGCCTGAGTGGATGCACTTCTACAACCCGAGGATTAAGAGCGACCTGCTCACTAAGATCGCGAAACAATGGAGGCTAGACGGCGTAGCCCTCCACTATAACCGAGGCTGCGAAGGGCTCTCGGTGCACATAACTATGAATAGGCTGGACCTTTTAAGGCAGGGGATACCGGTAATGATATTCGAGGGAAACATGGGGGATGAGAGGGAGTTCGACATGCCTAGGACTCTAGCTAGGTTCGACATGTTCATGGAGAGCCTGGGGCTAACTAAGATTAAGAAGGAGTAG
- a CDS encoding acyl-CoA dehydratase activase: MIAAGIDLGARTVKAVVVDGARILAKEIVVTGFDQKKSAEEALGAALKAAGLMRKDLANIIATGVGRKVCLEPPISASRDITEVTADAMGGVFVHPAARTIIDVGAEEGRAVRCDERGSVKDFVINERCAAGAGTFVEAMARALEVRVEDMGPLALKSTRAIPMNAQCTIFAESEVVTLIHERTPKEDIAKAIVDAIAARIASMVRRVGIERDVLLIGGVAKNVGFVEALKRELAVDIVVPPEPEYVGAIGAALIAAGRGV, encoded by the coding sequence TTGATAGCGGCTGGGATAGACCTAGGGGCGAGGACGGTCAAGGCGGTAGTGGTCGACGGCGCTAGGATCCTAGCCAAGGAGATAGTGGTAACAGGCTTCGACCAGAAGAAGTCTGCCGAAGAGGCGCTAGGCGCTGCCTTAAAGGCGGCTGGGCTAATGCGCAAGGACTTAGCAAACATAATAGCCACGGGGGTAGGTAGGAAGGTGTGCCTAGAGCCGCCTATTTCAGCCAGCCGAGATATAACTGAGGTTACAGCTGACGCCATGGGCGGGGTCTTTGTACACCCGGCCGCTCGCACCATTATCGACGTGGGGGCTGAGGAGGGGAGGGCTGTTAGGTGCGACGAGAGGGGCTCAGTGAAGGACTTCGTCATTAACGAGAGGTGCGCAGCTGGAGCAGGGACTTTCGTCGAGGCCATGGCCAGGGCGCTTGAAGTAAGAGTTGAGGACATGGGGCCGCTGGCCTTAAAGTCCACGAGGGCCATACCGATGAATGCTCAGTGCACAATCTTCGCTGAGAGCGAGGTGGTCACGTTGATACATGAGCGCACGCCGAAGGAGGACATAGCCAAGGCCATAGTGGACGCCATAGCAGCTAGGATAGCCTCAATGGTGCGTAGAGTAGGCATTGAGAGGGACGTGCTGTTAATAGGAGGGGTCGCTAAGAACGTGGGCTTCGTAGAGGCGCTGAAGAGGGAGCTAGCCGTAGACATAGTCGTCCCCCCAGAGCCTGAGTACGTAGGGGCTATAGGAGCTGCCTTAATAGCTGCAGGGAGGGGGGTGTGA